In the Candidatus Hydrogenedentota bacterium genome, TTGTAGCCGAAGTCGTCGGTGGCCCCGTACGTGATGCCGGGCTTGATCCCGCCGCCGGCCATCCAGAGGGAGAAGCAGCGGGGATGGTGGTCGCGCCCGAAGCTGTCCTTTTTGATCTCTCCCTGGCTGTAGGAAGTCCGGCCGAATTCTCCTCCCCAAATCACCAGCGTGTCTTC is a window encoding:
- a CDS encoding DUF1501 domain-containing protein, whose amino-acid sequence is EDTLVIWGGEFGRTSYSQGEIKKDSFGRDHHPRCFSLWMAGGGIKPGITYGATDDFGYNITDKPVHVHDFHATIMHLLGVDHLKLTYRFEGRDYRLTDIAGELVPGILA